A genomic region of Raphanus sativus cultivar WK10039 chromosome 6, ASM80110v3, whole genome shotgun sequence contains the following coding sequences:
- the LOC108809698 gene encoding glutamate decarboxylase 5: MALATNSESEEHLHSTFASRYVRAVIPRFKMPENSMPKDAAYQVINDELMLDGNPRLNLASFVTTWMEPECDKLMMEAVNKNYVDMDEYPVTTELQNRCVNMIANLFHAPVGEDEAAIGCGTVGSSEAIMLAGLAFKRKWQQRRRAQGLPTDNPNIVTGANVQVCWEKFARYFEVELKEVKLSEGYYVLDPTKAVEMVDENTICVAAILGSTLTGEFEDVKTLNDLLAEKNAETGWDVAIHVDAASGGFIAPFLYPDLEWDFRLPWVKSINVSGHKYGLVYAGVGWIVWRTKDDLPEDLVFHINYLGADQPTFTLNFSKGSSQIIGQYYQFIRLGFEGYKNIMENCMDNARRLREGIEMTGKFNIVSKDIGVPLVAFSLKDSSKHTVFEIAESLRKFGWIIPAYTMPADAQHIAVLRVVIREDFSRGLADRLITHILQVLKEIEGLPSRIAHIAAAAKVSGGEEKTAKMSLEDIAKYWKRLVENKRNIVC; the protein is encoded by the exons ATGGCACTCGCCACAAACTCGGAGTCAGAGGAGCATTTACATTCCACTTTCGCTTCCAGATATGTCCGTGCTGTTATTCCCag GTTCAAGATGCCTGAAAATTCCATGCCCAAGGACGCTGCTTACCAAGTAATCAATGATGAGTTGATGCTTGATGGCAACCCTAGGCTTAACCTAGCTTCCTTTGTAACCACTTGGATGGAACCTGAGTGTGACAAACTCATGATGGAAGCTGTGAACAAGAACTATGTTGACATGGATGAATATCCTGTCACCACCGAGCTCCAG AACCGGTGTGTAAATATGATAGCTAACTTATTTCATGCTCCCGTTGGAGAAGACGAGGCTGCTATTGGATGCGGAACTGTTGGTTCATCGGAGGCTATAATGCTTGCCGGTTTAGCTTTCAAAAGGAAATGGCAACAGAGGAGAAGAGCTCAGGGTCTACCAACTGATAATCCTAACATTGTAACTGGTGCCAATGTTCAG GTGTGCTGGGAGAAATTTGCAAGGTACTTTGAGGTAGAGCTCAAAGAGGTGAAACTAAGTGAAGGCTATTACGTCCTGGACCCAACTAAAGCTGTAGAGATGGTGGATGAGAATACAATCTGCGTTGCAGCTATTCTAGGATCCACACTTACAGGAGAATTTGAGGACGTGAAGACACTAAACGATCTTTTAGCAGAGAAAAACGCAGAGACTGGTTGGGATGTTGCTATTCACGTTGATGCAGCCAGTGGAGGATTCATTGCTCCTTTCCTCTACCCTGATCTCGAATGGGACTTTAGGCTTCCTTGGGTGAAGAGCATCAACGTCAGTGGTCATAAGTATGGACTTGTATATGCAGGAGTTGGTTGGATTGTCTGGAGAACCAAAGATGATTTGCCTGAGGACCTTGTCTTTCACATCAACTACTTAGGAGCTGATCAACCCACTTTCACTCTTAACTTCTCTAAAG GGTCGAGCCAAATCATTGGTCAGTACTATCAGTTTATCCGCCTAGGATTTGAG GGATATAAGAACATAATGGAAAACTGCATGGACAATGCAAGGAGGTTAAGAGAAGGAATAGAGATGACAGGGAAGTTCAACATTGTGTCTAAGGATATTGGTGTGCCACTAGTTGCATTCTCTCTCAAGGACAGTAGCAAACACACAGTGTTTGAGATTGCAGAGTCTCTGAGGAAGTTTGGGTGGATCATACCAGCGTACACTATGCCTGCTGATGCACAACACATTGCTGTGCTTAGAGTTGTTATCAGGGAAGACTTTAGCCGAGGCCTTGCAGACAGACTCATCACACACATCTTACAGGTACTGAAAGAGATTGAAGGGCTTCCTAGCCGGATTGCACATATAGCAGCAGCTGCAAAGGTTAGTGGTGGTGAAGAGAAGACTGCTAAGATGTCGTTGGAGGATATCGCTAAGTATTGGAAACGCCTCGTGGAGAACAAAAGAAATATTGTCTGTTAG
- the LOC108807690 gene encoding F-box/kelch-repeat protein At3g16740-like: MISELPRDMAEEVLSKLPMTSLRGVRFTCKKWNTISKDRSFTKKYRGEAAKRKEFQVVMMLDYKVYLMSVNPVDPSPSIEPIGKLVSLDDAAHDGVKILEIFHCHGLLLCVTKEYRLVVWNPFNGQTRWIKPRDFYSRYDRYAFGYEKKTKFSRRSHKVLRFVNSYYRRVNRQVLEFEIFSLNSNSWKLVVVNPDWHIQYFHGGLSIKGNTYWFAEEKLAPQETTERRFLLGFNFTTESFGPLLPLPFCGPYGDKMSLSSVREEQIAVLLQKSDAPACTLNIWISSKVGPSGVSWNKLFLAVEMNPFTNFQFVNYSSSFFVDVKKKMVVFIDMNLGTRNMAYIIGENGYFKTVDLEGLAKVDGWPTVCSYVPSSVRINQAAPPGKQKNTPP; this comes from the coding sequence ATGATATCGGAACTTCCAAGGGACATGGCGGAGGAGGTGCTCTCTAAGCTTCCGATGACATCGCTGCGAGGAGTGAGATTCACCTGCAAAAAGTGGAACACTATATCAAAAGATAGGAGTTTTACAAAGAAGTACAGAGGTGAAGCAGCAAAGAGGAAGGAGTTTCAGGTGGTGATGATGCTCGACTACAAGGTTTACTTGATGAGTGTCAATCCCGTCGATCCATCTCCATCTATAGAGCCTATTGGTAAACTTGTTAGCCTAGACGACGCTGCTCATGACGGAGTCAAAATACTTGAAATCTTTCACTGCCATGGTTTGTTGTTATGCGTCACCAAAGAATATAGGCTTGTTGTTTGGAACCCTTTTAATGGACAAACAAGGTGGATCAAACCCAGAGATTTTTACAGTAGATATGACAGGTATGCTTTCGGATACGAGAAGAAGACCAAGTTCTCGCGGCGTAGCCACAAAGTCCTGAGATTTGTGAACAGTTACTACCGGAGAGTAAATCGCCAAGTATTGGAGTTTGAAATCTTCAGTTTAAACTCTAACTCTTGGAAGCTTGTTGTTGTCAATCCAGACTGGCATATACAGTATTTTCACGGTGGCTTGTCTATCAAGGGAAATACTTACTGGTTTGCCGAAGAGAAGCTTGCGCCACAAGAAACAACAGAAAGGCGCTTTTTACTAGGTTTCAACTTTACAACAGAGAGTTTTGGACCGCTTCTGCCTCTGCCTTTTTGCGGTCCCTACGGAGATAAAATGTCTCTGTCTAGCGTTAGAGAAGAGCAGATTGCTGTCTTGTTACAGAAATCTGACGCACCAGCATGCACGTTGAACATATGGATTAGTAGCAAGGTTGGACCCAGTGGAGTGTCGTGGAACAAGTTGTTCTTAGCGGTTGAGATGAACCCATTCACCAATTTTCAGTTTGTGAATTACTCGTCAAGTTTCTTCGTTgacgtgaagaagaagatggtcgTGTTTATTGATATGAACCTAGGTACTCGTAACATGGCTTACATCATTGGCGAAAATGGATACTTCAAAACAGTGGATCTCGAAGGTCTTGCAAAAGTAGATGGTTGGCCAACTGTGTGCTCTTATGTTCCAAGCTCGGTGAGAATCAACCAAGCTGCGCCACCAGGAAAACAGAAGAACACACCACCCTAA
- the LOC130497031 gene encoding uncharacterized protein LOC130497031, with product MALQWLILTYVVAAEVAIAVILTLPYPMLLKKRVVSLVSLILQPAASIVAFAGFQLLDIYWKNEHRLECSSEVCTATERDRYEKSIYKAQRNVFLCAAGILLYWCIHRICKYNKDLEHLEELEKRCKAE from the exons atggcatTGCAATGGCTGATCCTGACGTATGTGGTTGCAGCGGAGGTCGCGATCGCCGTCATATTGACTCTCCCTTACCCTATGCTTCTGAAGAAACGCGTCGTGTCACTCGTCTCCCTCATACTCCAGCCTGCCGCCTCCATCGTCGCCTTCGCCGGGTTTCAACTCCTCG ATATTTATTGGAAGAATGAGCATAGACTAGAGTGCTCATCTGAGGTTTGCACTGCTACAGAGCGTGATCGCTACGAGAAATCC ATCTACAAGGCTCAGAGGAATGTGTTTCTGTGTGCGGCGGGGATCCTTCTCTACTG GTGTATTCATCGCATCTGCAAGTACAACAAAGACCTTGAGCATTTGGAGGAACTAGAGAAGAGATGCAAGGCAGAGTAG
- the LOC108812445 gene encoding purple acid phosphatase 17, whose amino-acid sequence MDSHQTLISATAASLYFLLCVCMTNGELHRFIEPTKSDGSVSFITIGDWGRRGDYNQSVVAYQMGRVGEKIGLDFVVSTGDNFYDNGLFSEHDPNFKESFSNIYTAPSLQKQWYSVLGNHDYRGDAEAQLSSVLREIDSRWTCLRSFIVDAELVELFFVDTTPFVKEYYTEEDGHTYDWRAVPSRNSYVKHLLRDVEASLKRSKATWKIVVGHHAMRSIGHHGNTVELVEELLPIMKENGVDLYMNGHDHCLEHISDEDSPIQFLTSGAGSKAWRGDVDPTTNNPKSVRFYYDGQGFMSARFTHSDAEIVFYNVFGEVLHKWVTSKELLHSSV is encoded by the exons ATGGATTCTCATCAAACGTTAATATCCGCTACAGCAGCGAGCCTGTATTTTCTATTATGTGTCTGCATGACGAACGGTGAGCTTCACAGATTCATCGAGCCGACGAAGAGCGACGGTTCCGTTAGCTTTATAACCATCGGCGATTGGGGTCGCCGTGGCGACTACAACCAGTCTGTTGTGGCCTACCAG ATGGGAAGGGTTGGAGAAAAGATAGGATTAGATTTCGTGGTGTCCACGGGAGATAACTTCTACGACAATGGATTGTTTAGCGAACACGATCCTAACTTCAAAGAGTCTTTCTCTAACATCTACACTGCTCCAAGTCTCCAGAAACAGTGGTACAGTG TCTTAGGGAACCATGACTACAGAGGTGACGCAGAAGCTCAGCTAAGCTCTGTCCTCAGAGAAATCGACAGCCGTTGGACCTGTCTCCGCTCTTTTATCGTCGACGCAGAGTTGGTCGAGCTCTTCTTCGTTGACACGACTCCTTTCGTGAAAGAATACTACACAGAAGAAGATGGTCACACGTACGACTGGCGTGCGGTCCCCTCTCGCAACTCTTACGTTAAGCATCTCCTACGTGATGTCGAAGCTTCTTTGAAGAGATCCAAAGCGACGTGGAAGATTGTGGTTGGTCATCACGCGATGAGAAGCATTGGCCATCATGGAAACACTGTTGAGCTAGTTGAAGAGCTTTTGCCGATTATGAAAGAGAACGGTGTTGATCTTTACATGAATGGACACGACCATTGTCTCGAACATATTAGCGATGAAGATAGTCCTATTCAGTTTTTGACGAGCGGTGCTGGTTCCAAGGCTTGGAGAGGTGATGTTGACCCGACCACTAACAATCCTAAGTCTGTGAGATTTTATTATGATGGTCAAGGGTTCATGTCTGCTAGATTCACTCACTCGGATGCAGAGATAGTCTTCTACAATGTGTTTGGTGAGGTTTTGCACAAGTGGGTTACTTCTAAGGAGCTTCTTCATTCCTCTGTTTGA
- the LOC108812448 gene encoding dihydropyrimidine dehydrogenase (NADP(+)), chloroplastic: MSFALTRFSGLSSKTTLSPDFDHSSSRRRNVLPPNRVGLKISSSSSSSEPDLSVTVNGLKMPNPFVIGSGPPGTNYTVMKRAFDEGWGGVIAKTVSLDASKVINVTPRYARLRTGSAKTDVIGWQNIELISDRPLETMLKEFKQLKQEYPDRILIASIMEEYSKTGWEELIDRVEQTGVDALEINFSCPHGMPERRMGAAVGQDCALLEEVCGWINAKATVPVWAKMTPNITDITEPARVSLKSGCEGISAINTIMSVMGIDLKTLHPEPCVEGYSTPGGYSYKAVRPIALAKVLNIAKMMKSEFGENKDCSLSGIGGVETGYDAAEFILLGSNTVQVCTGVMVHGYGHVKTLCAELQDFMKQHNFSTIEDFRGHSLQYFTTHTDLVRRQKEAIEQRKAERRGLKSDKDWTGDGFVKETESMVSN; encoded by the exons ATGAGTTTCGCCTTGACTCGCTTCTCTGGACTCTCTTCTAAAACCACCTTATCACCCGACTTCGATCACTCCTCCTCTCGCCGCCGGAACGTTCTACCTCCGAACAGAGTTGGACTCAAGatctcttcatcttcctcttcctctgagCCTGATCTCAGTGTCACCGTAAATGGCCTCAAAATGCCGAATCCTTTCGTGATCGGGTCGGGTCCACCCGGTACCAACTACACCGTCATGAAGAGAGCCTTCGACGAAGGCTGGGGTGGCGTCATCGCTAAAACC GTTTCACTAGACGCATCCAAAGTCATCAACGTGACACCTAGATACGCCAGGCTACGTACCGGATCAGCAAAAACAGATGTGATCGGGTGGCAGAACATAGAACTCATCAGTGACCGACCTCTCGAAACCATGCTCAAAGAGTTCAAGCAGCTGAAACAAGAGTACCCTGACCGGATCCTCATCGCTTCCATCATGGAGGAATACAGCAAAACCGGCTGGGAAGAGCTCATCGACCGCGTCGAGCAAACCGGTGTT GATGCTTTAGAGATCAACTTCTCGTGTCCTCATGGTATGCCAGAGCGTAGAATGGGAGCTGCTGTTGGACAAGACTGCGCGCTTCTTGAAGAGGTTTGCGGATGGATTAATGCTAAAGCTACAGTTCCTGTGTGGGCTAAGATGACTCCTAATATTACTGACATAACAGAG CCGGCCAGGGTATCTCTAAAATCAGGATGTGAAGGGATCTCAGCCATCAACACAATCATGAGTGTAATGGGAATTGATCTCAAGACGTTGCATCCTGAGCCATGCGTTGAAGG TTACTCAACTCCAGGAGGCTACTCTTATAAGGCTGTTCGTCCTATTGCGCTTGCGAAAGTTTTGAATATTGCCAAAATGATGAAGTCAGAGTTCGGTGAGAACAAAGACTGTTCGCTTTCTGGTATTGGAGGAGTTGAAACTGGCTATGATGCAGCTGAGTTCATTCTCCTTGGATCAAATACTGTACAG GTATGCACAGGTGTGATGGTGCATGGCTATGGTCATGTGAAAACTCTATGCGCCGAGCTTCAAGATTTTATGAAACAGCATAACTTCTCGACGATAGAAGACTTCAGAGG GCATTCGCTTCAGTACTTTACAACACACACAGACTTGGTAAGGAGACAGAAAGAAGCTATTGAGCAGAGAAAAGCCGAGAGGAGAGGTTTGAAATCTGATAAAGATTGGACTGGAGATGGATTCGTTAAGGAGACTGAGAGTATGGTTTCTAACTAA
- the LOC130497068 gene encoding glutamine synthetase cytosolic isozyme 1-3-like: MSLLSDLVNLNLSDTTKQIIAEYIWIGGSGMDIRSKARTLPGPVTDPSKLPKWNYDGSSTDQASGDDSEVILYPQAIFRDPFRRGNNILVMCDAYTPAGNPIPTNKRHNAAKIFSDSKVASEEPWYGIEQEYTLMQKDVNWPIGWPVGGFPGPQGPYYCGVGADKAIGRDIVDAHYKACLYAGISISGVNGEVMPGQWEFQVGPVEGISAGDQVWIARFLLERITEISGVNVSFDPKPVPGDWNGAGAHCNYSTKTMRNDGGLAVIKKAIEKLQVKHKQHIAAYGEGNERRLTGKHETADINTFSWGVANRGASVRVGRDTEKEGKGYFEDRRPASNMDPYVVTSMIAETTILG; the protein is encoded by the exons ATGTCTCTGCTCTCAGATCTCGTCAACCTCAACCTCTCCGACACAACCAAGCAAATCATCGCCGAATACATATG GATCGGTGGATCTGGAATGGACATTAGAAGCAAAGCCAGG ACACTACCAGGACCAGTGACCGATCCATCAAAGCTTCCCAAGTGGAACTACGACGGATCAAGCACCGATCAGGCCTCCGGAGATGACAGTGAAGTCATTCTATA CCCTCAGGCTATATTCCGTGATCCGTTTAGGAGAGGCAACAACATTCTGGTGATGTGTGACGCTTACACGCCGGCCGGTAACCCAATTCCAACCAACAAGAGGCACAACGCTGCTAAGATCTTCAGCGACTCAAAAGTTGCCTCTGAGGAGCCTTG GTATGGAATTGAGCAAGAATACACACTGATGCAAAAGGATGTGAACTGGCCTATTGGTTGGCCTGTTGGTGGCTTCCCTGGCCCACAAGGACCATACTACTGCGGCGTGGGAGCTGACAAAGCCATTGGTCGTGACATCGTGGATGCACACTACAAAGCCTGTCTTTACGCAGGTATTAGCATCTCTGGTGTCAATGGAGAAGTCATGCCTGGCCAATGGGAGTTCCAAGTCGGTCCTGTTGAGGGTATTAGTGCTGGTGATCAAGTCTGGATCGCTAGATTCCTTCTGGAG AGGATCACTGAGATCTCTGGTGTAAACGTCAGCTTTGACCCAAAACCAGTCCCG GGTGATTGGAACGGAGCTGGAGCGCACTGCAACTACAGCACGAAGACGATGAGGAACGATGGAGGGTTAGCGGTTATAAAGAAAGCGATAGAGAAGCTGCAGGTGAAGCACAAGCAGCACATTGCTGCGTACGGTGAAGGCAACGAGCGTCGTCTCACTGGGAAGCACGAGACGGCAGATATCAACACGTTCTCATGGGGAGTGGCGAACCGTGGAGCTTCGGTGAGAGTGGGACGAGACACTGAGAAAGAAGGCAAAGGTTACTTCGAGGATCGTAGGCCGGCTTCTAACATGGATCCTTATGTCGTCACTTCCATGATCGCCGAAACCACCATCCTCGGTTAA
- the LOC108812960 gene encoding probable inactive receptor kinase RLK902, whose protein sequence is MTPSMASLSTFLSILLLLSLPLPSTQDLAADKSALLSLRSAVGGRTSHWNTEQTTPCNWTGVACDAATNRVTALRLPGFALSGNIPEGIFGNLTNLRTLSLRLNALTGALPTDLAACSDLRRLYLQGNRFSGEIPPLLFGLSNLVRLDLGENEFTGEISSGFKNLTRLKTLFLENNKLSGPLLDLGLGLGLDQFNVSNNLLNGSIPKSLRKFGSDSFLGTSLCGKPLGVCSDEGTVPSQPISVGNIPGKRKRKLSGGVIAGIVIGCVVGFFLIVLVLMVLFRKKEDERTRDIKQLDIEVPEEKTTAVEANEPSTAAATATATKAVEVNSSGTARKLVFFGNATKVFELEDLLRASAEVLGKGTFGTAYKAVLDAATLVAVKRLRDVTVGDREFKEKIEVVGAMDHENLVPLRAYYYSGDEKLLVYDFMPMGSLSALLHGNKGAGRSPLDWEVRARIALGAARGLDYLHSQDPLSSHGNVKSSNILLTNSHDARVSDFGLAQLAGSSSTTPNRVTGYRAPEVTDPSRVSQKADVYSFGVVLLELLTGKAPSNSVMNEEGMDLARWVHSVEREEWRSEVFDSELVSSETVVSVEGEMEEMLQLGIECTEQHPDKRPVMTEVVRRIQELRLPGSDLVG, encoded by the exons ATGACTCCCTCAATGGCGAGTCTCTCCACATTCCTCTcgattctcctcctcctctctctccctcttccCTCAACCCAAGACCTCGCCGCCGACAAATCCGCCCTCCTCTCCCTCCGCTCCGCCGTCGGCGGCCGCACATCCCACTGGAACACCGAACAAACCACGCCATGCAACTGGACCGGCGTCGCCTGCGACGCCGCCACCAACCGCGTAACCGCCCTCCGCCTCCCCGGCTTCGCCCTCTCCGGCAACATTCCCGAGGGTATTTTCGGAAACTTAACGAATCTCCGCACACTCAGCCTCCGCCTCAACGCGCTAACCGGCGCTCTCCCTACGGATCTCGCCGCCTGCTCCGACCTCCGGCGTCTCTACCTCCAAGGAAACAGATTCTCCGGAGAGATTCCACCCCTCCTGTTCGGTCTAAGCAACCTCGTGAGGCTGGATCTCGGGGAGAACGAGTTCACGGGAGAGATCTCCTCGGGGTTCAAGAACCTCACGAGGCTCAAGACTCTGTTCTTGGAGAACAACAAGCTCTCTGGGCCTCTTCTTGAtttgggcttgggcttgggcttggATCAGTTCAACGTCTCTAACAACTTGTTGAACGGATCTATACCGAAGAGTCTTCGGAAGTTTGGTTCTGATTCTTTCCTCGGGACTTCGCTCTGCGGTAAGCCGCTCGGTGTTTGTAGTGACGAAGGGACTGTGCCGAGTCAGCCTATCTCCGTCGGGAACATTCCCggaaagagaaagaggaagcTCTCCGGCGGAGTGATAGCCGGGATTGTGATCGGTTGCGTGGTTGGCTTCTTCTTGATCGTTCTTGTTTTGATGGTTCTCTTCCGGAAGAAGGAAGACGAGAGAACAAGAGACATCAAGCAGCTTGACATCGAAGTTCCGGAGGAGAAGACGACGGCGGTGGAAGCAAATGAGCCATCCACGGCGGCGGCGACGGCGACCGCGACGAAAGCGGTGGAAGTGAACAGCTCAGGGACGGCGAGGAAGTTAGTGTTCTTCGGGAACGCGACGAAGGTTTTCGAACTGGAGGATCTGCTGAGAGCTTCGGCGGAGGTTCTTGGGAAAGGGACGTTCGGGACGGCGTACAAGGCGGTGCTTGACGCCGCGACGTTGGTGGCTGTGAAGAGGCTGAGGGATGTGACGGTGGGGGATAGAGAGTTCAAGGAGAAGATTGAGGTTGTTGGGGCGATGGATCATGAGAACTTGGTGCCGTTGAGAGCTTATTATTACAGTGGAGATGAGAAGCTGCTTGTGTATGACTTCATGCCTATGGGAAGCTTGTCTGCTCTCTTACACG GAAACAAAGGCGCAGGACGGAGTCCACTAGACTGGGAAGTCCGAGCACGTATCGCTCTTGGAGCAGCTCGTGGACTAGACTATCTACACTCGCAAGACCCATTGAGCTCTCACGGAAACGTCAAGTCTTCCAACATCCTCTTAACGAACTCACACGACGCACGGGTCTCTGATTTCGGTTTGGCTCAGCTAGCCGGTTCCTCATCCACGACACCAAACCGGGTTACCGGGTACCGTGCGCCGGAAGTAACTGACCCTAGTCGTGTCTCCCAGAAAGCGGATGTGTATAGTTTTGGTGTGGTGCTGCTAGAGCTGCTCACGGGGAAGGCGCCGTCTAACTCGGTGATGAATGAGGAAGGGATGGACTTGGCGAGGTGGGTGCATTCGGTGGAGAGGGAAGAGTGGAGGAGTGAGGTTTTTGACTCGGAGCTGGTGAGTTCGGAGACGGTGGTGTCTGTGGAAGGAGAGATGGAGGAAATGCTGCAGCTGGGGATTGAGTGTACGGAGCAGCACCCTGACAAGAGGCCAGTGATGACGGAGGTGGTGAGGAGGATCCAGGAGTTGCGCCTACCGGGTTCGGATCTGGTGGGCTAG